One Ciconia boyciana chromosome 9, ASM3463844v1, whole genome shotgun sequence genomic window carries:
- the TMEM231 gene encoding transmembrane protein 231 isoform X1, with protein sequence MAGVELFSHPALHTRYRAGLCSAAALALLLITVLTYVPPLLVAYRSHGFWLKQSAYLEQPTVRFRYEVLFVATTGPGPGSFLAWSTFPAFNRLQEDRLRVPLLSTREEDKNQDGKMDQLHFKLELPLQPTEHVVGVQLILLFSYQLYRMSTLVMQSMAFLQFFSPVPGSQLYMNGDLKLNQRQLLNHCGLDTRYNVSVVNGTSPFVSDYDLTNIIAAYWDRNVTTVFSDPNPVWMTGRATDMPFIINATIRYPVEVILYQPGFWEMIKFAWIQYVSILLIFLWVFGRIKMFVFQNQVLTTTPISPVLPVSPVLSYKQHQS encoded by the exons ATGGCTGGCGTGGAGCTGTTCTCGCATCCCGCGCTCCACACGCGCTACCGGGCCGGGCTCTGCTCCGCCGCGGCGCTGGCGCTGTTGCTCATCACGGTGCTCACCTATGTGCCGCCGCTGCTGGTGGCCTACCGGAGCCACG GTTTCTGGCTGAAGCAGAGCGCGTACCTGGAGCAGCCCACCGTGCGGTTCCGCTACGAGGTGCTCTTCGTGGCCACcaccgggcccggcccgggcagcTTCCTGGCGTGGAGCACGTTCCCAGCGTTCAACAGGCTCCAGGAGGACCGGCTGCGAGTCCCGCTCCTGTCG ACTAGggaagaagacaaaaatcaagATGGCAAAATGGAtcagttgcattttaaattgGAACTTCCGCTACAACCTACAGAGCATGTAGTTGGTGTTCAGCTGATTCTACTCTTTTCCTACCAGCTTTAT AGAATGTCAACACTTGTGATGCAGAGCAtggcttttcttcagtttttttctcctgtgccaGGGTCTCAGCTCTATATGAATGGAGACCTGAAATTGAACCAGAGGCAATTACTTAACCATTGTGGACTGGATACCAGATACAAT GTGTCTGTGGTCAATGGCACAAGTCCTTTTGTGAGTGACTATGATCTAACAAACATCATTGCAGCATATTGGGATAGAAATG TGACAACAGTCTTTTCAGATCCCAACCCTGTTTGGATGACTGGAAGAGCAACAGATATGCCATTTATCATTAACGCCACTATTCGTTACCCAGTGGAAGTTATCTT ATATCAGCCAGGATTTTGGGAAATGATTAAATTTGCCTGGATCCAGTATGTCAGCATTCTCCTTATCTTTCTTTGGGTGTTTGGTAGgattaaaatgtttgtgttccAGAATCAGGTGTTGACTACAACTCCAATATCACCAGTTCTGCCGGTGTCTCCGGTACTGTCCTACAAACAGCACCAGTCCTGA
- the TMEM231 gene encoding transmembrane protein 231 isoform X2, translating to MAGVELFSHPALHTRYRAGLCSAAALALLLITVLTYVPPLLVAYRSHGFWLKQSAYLEQPTVRFRYEVLFVATTGPGPGSFLAWSTFPAFNRLQEDRLRVPLLSTREEDKNQDGKMDQLHFKLELPLQPTEHVVGVQLILLFSYQLYRMSTLVMQSMAFLQFFSPVPGSQLYMNGDLKLNQRQLLNHCGLDTRYNVSVVNGTSPFVSDYDLTNIIAAYWDRNVTTVFSDPNPVWMTGRATDMPFIINATIRYPVEVIFCCPNLSRMPLAKHDTVFCDGKQIIRNLYARQEQACV from the exons ATGGCTGGCGTGGAGCTGTTCTCGCATCCCGCGCTCCACACGCGCTACCGGGCCGGGCTCTGCTCCGCCGCGGCGCTGGCGCTGTTGCTCATCACGGTGCTCACCTATGTGCCGCCGCTGCTGGTGGCCTACCGGAGCCACG GTTTCTGGCTGAAGCAGAGCGCGTACCTGGAGCAGCCCACCGTGCGGTTCCGCTACGAGGTGCTCTTCGTGGCCACcaccgggcccggcccgggcagcTTCCTGGCGTGGAGCACGTTCCCAGCGTTCAACAGGCTCCAGGAGGACCGGCTGCGAGTCCCGCTCCTGTCG ACTAGggaagaagacaaaaatcaagATGGCAAAATGGAtcagttgcattttaaattgGAACTTCCGCTACAACCTACAGAGCATGTAGTTGGTGTTCAGCTGATTCTACTCTTTTCCTACCAGCTTTAT AGAATGTCAACACTTGTGATGCAGAGCAtggcttttcttcagtttttttctcctgtgccaGGGTCTCAGCTCTATATGAATGGAGACCTGAAATTGAACCAGAGGCAATTACTTAACCATTGTGGACTGGATACCAGATACAAT GTGTCTGTGGTCAATGGCACAAGTCCTTTTGTGAGTGACTATGATCTAACAAACATCATTGCAGCATATTGGGATAGAAATG TGACAACAGTCTTTTCAGATCCCAACCCTGTTTGGATGACTGGAAGAGCAACAGATATGCCATTTATCATTAACGCCACTATTCGTTACCCAGTGGAAGTTATCTT ctgcTGTCCCAATCTGTCACGGATGCCACTAGCAAAACATGATACTGTATTCTGTGATGGAAAGCAAATAATTAGAAATCTGTATGCAAG ACAAGAACAAGCCTGTGTTTAA
- the TMEM231 gene encoding transmembrane protein 231 isoform X3: MAGVELFSHPALHTRYRAGLCSAAALALLLITVLTYVPPLLVAYRSHGFWLKQSAYLEQPTVRFRYEVLFVATTGPGPGSFLAWSTFPAFNRLQEDRLRVPLLSTREEDKNQDGKMDQLHFKLELPLQPTEHVVGVQLILLFSYQLYRMSTLVMQSMAFLQFFSPVPGSQLYMNGDLKLNQRQLLNHCGLDTRYNVSVVNGTSPFVSDYDLTNIIAAYWDRNVTTVFSDPNPVWMTGRATDMPFIINATIRYPVEVIFCCPNLSRMPLAKHDTVFCDGKQIIRNLYARIRC; this comes from the exons ATGGCTGGCGTGGAGCTGTTCTCGCATCCCGCGCTCCACACGCGCTACCGGGCCGGGCTCTGCTCCGCCGCGGCGCTGGCGCTGTTGCTCATCACGGTGCTCACCTATGTGCCGCCGCTGCTGGTGGCCTACCGGAGCCACG GTTTCTGGCTGAAGCAGAGCGCGTACCTGGAGCAGCCCACCGTGCGGTTCCGCTACGAGGTGCTCTTCGTGGCCACcaccgggcccggcccgggcagcTTCCTGGCGTGGAGCACGTTCCCAGCGTTCAACAGGCTCCAGGAGGACCGGCTGCGAGTCCCGCTCCTGTCG ACTAGggaagaagacaaaaatcaagATGGCAAAATGGAtcagttgcattttaaattgGAACTTCCGCTACAACCTACAGAGCATGTAGTTGGTGTTCAGCTGATTCTACTCTTTTCCTACCAGCTTTAT AGAATGTCAACACTTGTGATGCAGAGCAtggcttttcttcagtttttttctcctgtgccaGGGTCTCAGCTCTATATGAATGGAGACCTGAAATTGAACCAGAGGCAATTACTTAACCATTGTGGACTGGATACCAGATACAAT GTGTCTGTGGTCAATGGCACAAGTCCTTTTGTGAGTGACTATGATCTAACAAACATCATTGCAGCATATTGGGATAGAAATG TGACAACAGTCTTTTCAGATCCCAACCCTGTTTGGATGACTGGAAGAGCAACAGATATGCCATTTATCATTAACGCCACTATTCGTTACCCAGTGGAAGTTATCTT ctgcTGTCCCAATCTGTCACGGATGCCACTAGCAAAACATGATACTGTATTCTGTGATGGAAAGCAAATAATTAGAAATCTGTATGCAAG AATCAGGTGTTGA